Below is a window of Quercus robur chromosome 6, dhQueRobu3.1, whole genome shotgun sequence DNA.
AATAGGTATGTGAGTTGCAATTTTAAATGCGTTAAAAGATTTGAATTTGTCTTTCTCATCATTAATTGGTTTTGAGGTAGAATAACATAACTCATAATCCAACAAGTGTGTTTTCTTTATCACAAATTTATTTTGAGGTTGAGGGTCATATTTCAAAGTCCGACAATTTCACATTTAACCGTGttcacacttttttattttatggattaATTATGTACATCTCATATAAGACTATGAACATTATGTGAAACATTTTACTTCACATTAAGATTGTGAAGCAAgtttctatcttttatatatatatatatatataaagagtgtAAAACAATAATGAAATGTTAACAGATGTTCTATATAAAGTATTAGtttaggaaatttttaaaaaaacttttaatagaaaaaaaaattaacttttttgatagtatgaaaataatatcaaaactttcctaaatgatttaataataaCTATCCTGAAGCACGTCTTAACTATATAAACTCAAAAAAGGCACATCCTATACGCTGTAGTCATTATTTTCTATCATACTTTATAAGGTAGCATGCCTGGGTCAAACTATAAACTCAGCCACAAACATGAACTTTCGAAGAAAATAGCGTAGtcttcttttaatctttttaaagAGCCAATCAAAATTAAACAGGATTATTTTACcttaaaattcatataaaaatagCACCCAAGTGCGAGATTATTCCGAAagctcatcttattttattcttattatcATTTCATGTTATTTGATCGTTGGGTGCTTTTAGAGACGATATAACCaaaaaatcaatgaatttaTTTGATCAATTAAACATGGTGTGCATGGAGATAtgtccccccttttttttagttgaattgGTGCTTATGCTTATGGTGATTGGTCAATAATTAACCAATAGTCTCCTAttggttttatggttttttttttttttttttttttggaattttattttatgaaggtttcatgttatatatgtactaaattgatattttggaaCTGGCAGGGCAACAGGAGAGAAGGACGTAACATTCAAAATTCTATATTGTGGAATATGTCACTCTGACCTCCACATGGCCAAAAATGAATGGGGCATGTCTACCTACCCACTAGTTCCTGGGTAAGTTTTCCATGACTATtagtatttcttattttatatatatatatatatatatatattccatgaCTATtagtatttcttattttatatatatatatatatatatattctcaaaaataaggagttgaaaatattttgacgTATGTGTTTAGtagataaaaaagtaaaagataaaattaatttttattacataaaaaaaattaatttggataAGATTTAAATTTCTTCTACTCttgtataagaaaaaaaatcaaattagtaGAATGAAAACGGCTCaatcattatttcattttatttctttacctatccattttataaaaataaacagatcacaaaaaagtaaaatttttataccaatcatacaaaaataataattttttctaccAATCATAATTATTATACTAGACCTAATATTaggccttatatatatatatatatatataggcatttAGCAAGGTCTCTTAAGACGATATTAGTTATCTAGAGACTGGCTTTATCCATTCCCAAGTTTAATCAATCAGTCATCATCTGGTGCTTTTATAGCCATACAAAATACATATGACCCATTTTGTTAGCGCACCACTTATTTGACTATTCTACAAATCCAAGTTTCTGTAGCCTCCACATTATCCGTGTAAGATTAGTCTACTACAAATGAAATGCACAACcagatttttaatttatatagaaGCTGTGTGCTGCGGTTCTAGGATTGCAGTgaataatagaaaaattgtTAGTATTGAATTTACAGTTGGAGAAGACTTGAAACTCATAAAATCATGGAATCAATTGCGGATGAATTAGCACTTACATTGCACTTCTCTCAAATCTTTCAATTCAACACACCAAAGCATGCCAAGTTGGATGCTATTTCCTATGTCTGTTGGATGAAATCAGTGAATGGATTTTacttaatttctaattttttttattatcccATATGGAAATCATGTGAACTGAATTCGACAATGCAGGCATGAGATTGTGGGTGTAGTGACAGAAGTGGGAAGCAAGGTACAAAAGTTCAGAGTTGGAGACAAAGTTGGTGTTGGCTGCATGGTTGGAGCATGTCACTCTTGCGATAGCTGTGCCAACGAACTTGAGAATTACTGCCCCGATATGATCCTCACCTATGGCGTCAAGTACTTTGATGGAACCATCACACAAGGAGGCTACTCAGACATCATGGTTGCCGATGAGCACTATGTGGTCCGTATTCCAGACAACCTTCCACTTGATTCTGGTGCCCCTCTCCTTTGTGCTGGGATCACAGTGTACAGTCCCTTGAGATACTATGGGCTTGACAAACCTGGTATGCATGTGGGTGTGGTTGGTCTTGGTGGTCTAGGCCATGTTGCAGTGAAGTTTGCCAAAGCTATGGGGGTTAAGGTGACAGTGATCAGTACTTCAGTTAACAAGAAGAAGGAAGCTTTGGAACATCTTGGTGCCGATTCGTTTTTGGTTAGCAAAGACCAAGATGAGATGCAGGTACTAAGTTATTAACATGCTGCATTGACAATTATATGTGAATGTAAGTTACTGTAATAATGTAATTTGTATCAAAGATTCTAACTTTATCGACCGTATTAGGCTGCCCAAGGCACAATGGATGGTATCATTGATACAGTCTCTGCTATGCATCCCCTCCTG
It encodes the following:
- the LOC126733027 gene encoding probable mannitol dehydrogenase, which translates into the protein MAKSLEVEHPKNAFGWAAKDTSGHLSPFQFSRRATGEKDVTFKILYCGICHSDLHMAKNEWGMSTYPLVPGHEIVGVVTEVGSKVQKFRVGDKVGVGCMVGACHSCDSCANELENYCPDMILTYGVKYFDGTITQGGYSDIMVADEHYVVRIPDNLPLDSGAPLLCAGITVYSPLRYYGLDKPGMHVGVVGLGGLGHVAVKFAKAMGVKVTVISTSVNKKKEALEHLGADSFLVSKDQDEMQAAQGTMDGIIDTVSAMHPLLPLIGLLKSQGKLVMVGAPEKPLELPVFPLLMGRKLVGGSCIGSMKETQEMIDFAAKHNITADIEVIPIDYVNTAMERLAKADVRYRFVIDIANTLKSSS